The region TATATTTAATAAGCAGCTTTAGTAATGAAAGATTTTTGATACCATACCTTTCAATAACATCCCTGTAAACGATCAGATCCACATAATCTCTTAAAGTTCTTACTATAACATCCTCATTTTCTTCCAGGGCGATTTCAGGAAAACCACCCTGAAGCAGATAGTTCTCAAGATTCTTCTTTATAAAGGAGATACTCTTTGATGAATAAAGATTTATCTGAATATCTCTGAATTTTAAATACTCTTTAAAACTCAATGGAAATATCTCATAGGTTATAGTTCTTCCTCTTAAAGAGGTTGCTATCTCTTTTGAAAGTAATTTAGATGAAGAGCCTGTTAAAAAGATATTTGCATTTAGGCTGTCATAGATTCTTCTAACAAACTTTTCCCAGTGTTTAACCTCTTGAATCTCATCAAAAAAGATATAGATCTTTTCATCCCTCTTTTCTGGGAAAAGCTCAAAGTAAGCCTCTATAATCTCATTTAGATTTCTGTAACTCAGTCCGGTAAGTCTTTCATCCTCAAAACTGATATAAATAATATTCCTGTTTAAACCTTTTTTTCTGAGTTTACTGATTATCTGATAAAGTATGTACGTCTTTCCACTTCTCCTTACTCCAATTAATGAGATTATTTTTTTTGAATTGATAGGAATGTTATAATCCCTTTCTATAAAATTAAGATCCCTTTCCTGGAAGTCTGTTATCAGTTTTT is a window of Persephonella marina EX-H1 DNA encoding:
- a CDS encoding ATP-binding protein is translated as MTELFKKLITDFQERDLNFIERDYNIPINSKKIISLIGVRRSGKTYILYQIISKLRKKGLNRNIIYISFEDERLTGLSYRNLNEIIEAYFELFPEKRDEKIYIFFDEIQEVKHWEKFVRRIYDSLNANIFLTGSSSKLLSKEIATSLRGRTITYEIFPLSFKEYLKFRDIQINLYSSKSISFIKKNLENYLLQGGFPEIALEENEDVIVRTLRDYVDLIVYRDVIERYGIKNLSLLKLLIKYIFSNPATLISISKLYNDFKSMGYKLSKDTLFEYFEYLSDAYTLFTTSIFRSSVKEEQRNPKKVFIIDNGFNYIYNTSFSPDYSKLYENSVFLHLRRKYPEIYYFKEKKEVDFYIPAERLLINVSYDISERKTFQREINSLIEGMRYLNLKKAYLVTSDREKEIEIDGYKIYIKPLWKWLLSY